The following proteins are co-located in the Onychomys torridus chromosome 6, mOncTor1.1, whole genome shotgun sequence genome:
- the Prpf38b gene encoding pre-mRNA-splicing factor 38B isoform X2 has translation MTIGEMLRSFLTKLEWFSTLFPRIPVPVQKNIDQQIKTRPRKIKKDGKEGVEEIDRHIERRRSRSPRRSLSPRRSPRRSRSRSHHREGHGSSSFDRELEREKERQRLEREAKEREKERRRSRSIDRGLERRHSRSRERHRTRSRSRDRKGDRRDRDREREKENERGRRRDREYDKERGDRERDRERSRERSKEQRSRAEGEEKKHKEDKEDRRHRDNKKDSKKKHSRSRSRERKHRSRSRSRNAGKRSRSRSKDKSSKHKNESKEKSNKRSRSGSQGRTGSVEKLRKREHSPSKEKSGKRSRSQDRSHKREHGDGKDQSDRQDHQRSQSGEPESQEKEHKNKDETV, from the exons ATGACCATTGGAGAGATGCTTCGCTCCTTTCTCACAAAACTGGAATGGTTTTCTACTTTGTTTCCAAGAATTCCAGTTCCAGTTCAGAAGAATATTGATCAGCAGATTAAAACTCGgcctagaaaaataaagaaagatggCAAGGAAGGTGTTGAAGAAATAGACAGACATATTGAGCGAAGGCGGTCCAG gTCTCCAAGGAGATCACTGAGTCCACGGAGGTCTCCAAGAAGATCAAGAAGTAGAAGTCATCACCGGGAGGGCCATGGATCTTCTAGTTTCGACAGagaattagagagagagaaagaacgcCAGCGACTAGAACGGgaagccaaagagagagagaaggaaaggcgAAGATCGCGAAGTATCGACCGAGGGTTAGAACGCAGGCACAGCCGGAGCAGGGAAAGGCACAGAACTCGCAGTCGGAGTCGTGATAGGAAAGGGGATAGAAGAGACAGGGAtcgggaaagagagaaagaaaacgaGAGGGGTCGGCGGCGAGATCGCGAGTACGATAAGGAGAGAGGTGATCGAGAAAGGGACAGGGAGAGGTCAAGAGAGCGGTCCAAGGAGCAGAGGAGTAGGgcggagggggaggagaagaagcaCAAAGAAGACAAGGAGGACAGGCGACACAGAGACAACAAGAAGGATTCCAAGAAGAAACACAGCCGAAGTCGAAGCAGGGAGAGGAAACACAGAagtagaagcagaagcagaaatgcAGGGAAgcggagcaggagcaggagcaaaGACAAGTCGAGCAAACATAAAAACGAGAGCAAAGAGAAGTCCAACAAGAGAAGTAGAAGTGGCAGTCAGGGAAGAACTGGCAGTGTGGAAAAGCTGAGAAAACGAGAGCACAGCCCTAGCAAAGAGAAGTCTGGAAAGCGTAGCAGAAGCCAAGACCGCTCCCACAAGAGAGAGCATGGGGACGGCAAGGACCAGTCAGACAGACAGGATCACCAGAGGAGCCAGAGTGGAGAGCCAGAGAGccaagagaaagaacacaaaaacaaagatgaGACTGTGTGA
- the Prpf38b gene encoding pre-mRNA-splicing factor 38B isoform X1, with translation MANNSPALTGNSQPQHQAAAAVAQQQQQCGGGGATRPAVSGKQGNVLPLWGNEKTMNLNPMILTNILSSPYFKVQLYELKTYHAVVDEIFFKVTHVEPWEKGSRKTAGQTGMCGGVRGVGTGGIVSTAFCLLYKLFTLKLTRKQVMGLITHTDSTYIRALGFMYIRYTQPPTDLWDWFEPFLDDEEDLDVKAGGGCVMTIGEMLRSFLTKLEWFSTLFPRIPVPVQKNIDQQIKTRPRKIKKDGKEGVEEIDRHIERRRSRSPRRSLSPRRSPRRSRSRSHHREGHGSSSFDRELEREKERQRLEREAKEREKERRRSRSIDRGLERRHSRSRERHRTRSRSRDRKGDRRDRDREREKENERGRRRDREYDKERGDRERDRERSRERSKEQRSRAEGEEKKHKEDKEDRRHRDNKKDSKKKHSRSRSRERKHRSRSRSRNAGKRSRSRSKDKSSKHKNESKEKSNKRSRSGSQGRTGSVEKLRKREHSPSKEKSGKRSRSQDRSHKREHGDGKDQSDRQDHQRSQSGEPESQEKEHKNKDETV, from the exons ATGGCTAACAACAGCCCCGCGCTGACAGGCAACTCGCAACCGCAGCACCAGGCGGCCGCGGCCgtggcccagcagcagcagcaatgtggcggcggcggcgccacCCGGCCGGCGGTGTCGGGCAAGCAGGGCAACGTGCTGCCGCTGTGGGGCAATGAGAAGACCATGAACCTCAACCCCATGATCCTTACCAACATCCTGTCGTCGCCTTACTTCAAAGTGCAGCTCTACGAGCTCAAGACCTACCACGCGGTGGTGGACGAGATCTTCTTTAAG gtcACACATGTTGAGCCATGggagaaaggaagcaggaaaacagCTGGGCAGACGGGGATGTGCGGAGGG GTTCGAGGTGTTGGAACAGGAGGCATTGTTTCTACAGCTTTTTGCCTGTTATACAAATTATTTACTCTGAAGTTAACTCGAAAACAAGTGATGGGTCTCATAACACATACAGACTCTACATATATCAGAGCCCTTGGATTTATGTATATAAG GTATACACAACCCCCTACAGACCTGTGGGACTGGTTTGAGCCCTTCCTTGATGATGAGGAG GACCTAGATGTGAAAGCTGGCGGAGGCTGTGTAATGACCATTGGAGAGATGCTTCGCTCCTTTCTCACAAAACTGGAATGGTTTTCTACTTTGTTTCCAAGAATTCCAGTTCCAGTTCAGAAGAATATTGATCAGCAGATTAAAACTCGgcctagaaaaataaagaaagatggCAAGGAAGGTGTTGAAGAAATAGACAGACATATTGAGCGAAGGCGGTCCAG gTCTCCAAGGAGATCACTGAGTCCACGGAGGTCTCCAAGAAGATCAAGAAGTAGAAGTCATCACCGGGAGGGCCATGGATCTTCTAGTTTCGACAGagaattagagagagagaaagaacgcCAGCGACTAGAACGGgaagccaaagagagagagaaggaaaggcgAAGATCGCGAAGTATCGACCGAGGGTTAGAACGCAGGCACAGCCGGAGCAGGGAAAGGCACAGAACTCGCAGTCGGAGTCGTGATAGGAAAGGGGATAGAAGAGACAGGGAtcgggaaagagagaaagaaaacgaGAGGGGTCGGCGGCGAGATCGCGAGTACGATAAGGAGAGAGGTGATCGAGAAAGGGACAGGGAGAGGTCAAGAGAGCGGTCCAAGGAGCAGAGGAGTAGGgcggagggggaggagaagaagcaCAAAGAAGACAAGGAGGACAGGCGACACAGAGACAACAAGAAGGATTCCAAGAAGAAACACAGCCGAAGTCGAAGCAGGGAGAGGAAACACAGAagtagaagcagaagcagaaatgcAGGGAAgcggagcaggagcaggagcaaaGACAAGTCGAGCAAACATAAAAACGAGAGCAAAGAGAAGTCCAACAAGAGAAGTAGAAGTGGCAGTCAGGGAAGAACTGGCAGTGTGGAAAAGCTGAGAAAACGAGAGCACAGCCCTAGCAAAGAGAAGTCTGGAAAGCGTAGCAGAAGCCAAGACCGCTCCCACAAGAGAGAGCATGGGGACGGCAAGGACCAGTCAGACAGACAGGATCACCAGAGGAGCCAGAGTGGAGAGCCAGAGAGccaagagaaagaacacaaaaacaaagatgaGACTGTGTGA